The following coding sequences lie in one Pan paniscus chromosome X, NHGRI_mPanPan1-v2.0_pri, whole genome shotgun sequence genomic window:
- the FAM236C gene encoding protein FAM236C isoform X2, protein MECDMPEMYPLLEHEAVGGRDDGAGAEGLNGAWRGQALGLFAPGRVTSFAGVFIEVLLVPTGTSHTPGSMIFTPFLPPADLNVKGPQKDPEELVAVSDTAEDPSSGTGLPREPALPRGSWRIRFQRAPACFIKCFRGGYRALGI, encoded by the exons atggaatgcgACATGCCAGAAATGTATCCGCTGCTGGAGCACGAGGCTGTAGGGGGGAGGGACgatggggcaggggcagagggcCTGAATGGGGCGTGGAGGGGGCAGGCCCTCGGCCTCTTTGCACCGGGCAGAGTGACGAGCTTCGCCGGTGTCTTCATTGAAGTCCTGTTGGTCCCTACCGGCACATCACACACTCCTGGAAGCATGATCTTCACTCCCTTCCTTCCACCTGCTGACCTG AATGTGAAAGGGCCGCAAAAAGACCCTGAGGAATTGGTTGCTGTATCTGACACCGCGGAGGACCCATCCAGTGGCACAGGCTTGCCCAGGGAACCTGCTCTTCCGCGAGGGTCTTGGAGGATCCGGTTCCAGAGGGCCCCGGCATGTTTCATCAAGTGCTTCAG GGGAGGATACCGGGCACTCGGAATCTGA
- the FAM236C gene encoding protein FAM236C isoform X1, with translation MECDMPEMYPLLEHEAVGGRDDGAGAEGLNGAWRGQALGLFAPGRVTSFAGVFIEVLLVPTGTSHTPGSMIFTPFLPPADLSVFQNVKGPQKDPEELVAVSDTAEDPSSGTGLPREPALPRGSWRIRFQRAPACFIKCFRGGYRALGI, from the exons atggaatgcgACATGCCAGAAATGTATCCGCTGCTGGAGCACGAGGCTGTAGGGGGGAGGGACgatggggcaggggcagagggcCTGAATGGGGCGTGGAGGGGGCAGGCCCTCGGCCTCTTTGCACCGGGCAGAGTGACGAGCTTCGCCGGTGTCTTCATTGAAGTCCTGTTGGTCCCTACCGGCACATCACACACTCCTGGAAGCATGATCTTCACTCCCTTCCTTCCACCTGCTGACCTG TCTGTCTTTCAGAATGTGAAAGGGCCGCAAAAAGACCCTGAGGAATTGGTTGCTGTATCTGACACCGCGGAGGACCCATCCAGTGGCACAGGCTTGCCCAGGGAACCTGCTCTTCCGCGAGGGTCTTGGAGGATCCGGTTCCAGAGGGCCCCGGCATGTTTCATCAAGTGCTTCAG GGGAGGATACCGGGCACTCGGAATCTGA